The nucleotide window GGAACTTGGAACAGATTTACATTGGGCATTGTTAATCCATTTTGTAAATACTCCCGAAAATCCCCCCGAGCTATTCTTCGAAGTGCATGAGCGCTTTTGTCATACGCGTAGGCACCGTTTGGAACTCCTTCCACATTATAAAAACAGCCATTTAACGAAACACGGTTCTCAATCCCCCCCTGTCTGTCGTCAAGGTCACTATGATACGAGAAGGAAAATGTTTCTTTTAACAAAACGGAAAGTTGTAATAGACTCACACTTCCGATAATAAAATCAAGATCTGGAGAATGCCGCTCTCTAAAAATGGATGCAAGATCGTATGAAAAGTGCTCAGCGAAGGGAAGAAAAATTATTTCCGAATCTAAGGAATGTTTCACATTACTTTCTTTCTTTATCTTCACAATTGACTCTGTTGTTTCAAACATGGATGCTCCATTTAATTTTCTTATACTAGGATAATCGATAACCCTCTTTGAGCGGTTATCGGAAAAAGGCTCCAACAGTGGCACTTCCCGGCACAATTCAGTGGCAGAAACACCTTCCAGTTTAGTATATTGGTTATCTGCACGATAGATGTTTGGATTAACAGATAAAGGAATAACCGCATATACACTTTCATCCTGATCAGACAGCCCAAGCAGATGATTAATAGACTTATCGAGAAATTGGTAGCATACCTGTGGCGAAACCCCCATCGCGTTGGCCACTTCTAAAGCTTGCCCTATTAGCACACCTGCATCAAGCCCTTGGAGCCTGTAGGAAAAATTATTGTATTTGTAAAAGTTCTTCCAAAAAAATGTCGTGACAAAAACAGTACAAAAACTTTCAGAAAGATCATAGCTATTTCCAAGACTTCTTGATAAGTAGGAATCGTAATTTCCTTCCCGCAGTAATAGGAGGCGGTGGTGAGCCGCATCGTAATGGTAAATTCCTACTGGTGCATCCTTCAGCTTTACATACACATATAATTCATTTGGATATAATGCCCCTCCTGAGGGAACAAATCTACGGAATAACTGGGCATAGCTCATATCGGCTGTTTTCTTGTTGTCTTCGATTAAAGCGGTATGGGCGTACTGAGAAATACCGTATACATACCATAAGAAATGCCCTAGTTCCTTAAGACCCAGTTCCGTTTGAACCTTCCCTTTGGCCAGTGTTAACGGTACATCTGCACTTAGTGGAATCTCTGGTAAGTCCCGGTACAGTTTAAATGGAAGCGGTGCATCCTCCCAGTCCACTTGCCAATCTGGAGGAGCAACTTTTTCCGTATTAAAGTGCAGATGATGGACAAATGTTTCAAGCTCCACTCTTACACCTCTTTTCTATTATGGGAATGGGTGGGGATAGGGATTAAGCTGTTCATACGATAAAGGCTGTTTCATAAATCCAAGTTTCATTGGCACGCTAAGGACCCTCTCCAGTCCTTTTACACGAGTTAGGTGATGTCCGAA belongs to Neobacillus sp. OS1-2 and includes:
- a CDS encoding SagB family peptide dehydrogenase, which translates into the protein MELETFVHHLHFNTEKVAPPDWQVDWEDAPLPFKLYRDLPEIPLSADVPLTLAKGKVQTELGLKELGHFLWYVYGISQYAHTALIEDNKKTADMSYAQLFRRFVPSGGALYPNELYVYVKLKDAPVGIYHYDAAHHRLLLLREGNYDSYLSRSLGNSYDLSESFCTVFVTTFFWKNFYKYNNFSYRLQGLDAGVLIGQALEVANAMGVSPQVCYQFLDKSINHLLGLSDQDESVYAVIPLSVNPNIYRADNQYTKLEGVSATELCREVPLLEPFSDNRSKRVIDYPSIRKLNGASMFETTESIVKIKKESNVKHSLDSEIIFLPFAEHFSYDLASIFRERHSPDLDFIIGSVSLLQLSVLLKETFSFSYHSDLDDRQGGIENRVSLNGCFYNVEGVPNGAYAYDKSAHALRRIARGDFREYLQNGLTMPNVNLFQVPLVLHVIGDREHLKKELGYRGYRIQQMEAGILLQRLLLVSCALGMGGHPLLGFDVNPCDELYGIDSKEKTSLIQIPVGPYRPRAWLKGRLHT